The Terriglobales bacterium region CCTCGAAGGCGCAGCCGATGGCGCCGGCCTCGCCGCAGTGCTGGTGCACGATGACTTCCGGCTGCACGTCCTTGCCCTTGAAGCGCGACTCGATGAAGTCCACCTGGGACTTGACCGCGGCCAGGTTGTGCTGGGTGCCGCCCTGCAGGACGAACTTGTGGCCGATGGCGGAGAGATTGGGAATCTGCGAGACGTACAGCCAGATGTTCTTGGGCAGCACGTTGCACAGGCCGGCCATGATCTCTTCCGGCTTCCAGCCCTGGCGCTGGAAGTCCACGATGTCACTCTGCATGAAGACGGCGCAGCCGTAGCCGAACTGGGGGAAGGACTTGGCGCCGAAGGCGATATCGGCGAACTGCTCCACCTTGAAACCGAAAGTCTCGCAGGTGCCCTGCAGGAAGTAGCCGTTGCCGGCGGAGCACTGGGTGTTGAGCTTGAAATCCTTCACGCGGCCGTCTTTGAGGATGATGATCTTGATGTCCTGGCCGCCCACGTCGCAGATGACGTCAGCGTCGTGGTAGAAGTGCAGCGCGGCCTGGGTATGCGCGACGGTTTCGACCAGGGCCACGTCGGCGCCGACGGCGTCCTTCAGGATGTCCTTGGCGTAGCCGGTGGTGCCCACGCCCATGATGTTGAGCGTGGCGCCGGAGTCGGTGACCTGCTGGGCCAGCTTGGCCAGGACTTCCTGGGTGTCCTCGATGGGATTGCCCTTGGAGAGCTGGTAGGTCTTGCACAGGACGTTGCGGTGCTTGTCCACCAGAACGGCCTTGGTAGAAGTGGAGCCGCCGTCAATGCCGATAAAGCCTTCGACCGTCTGGCCGGGCTCGAACGTGGCCGCGTGGAAGGGTTTCTTGGCATAGGCCTGCTTGAAGGCGGCGAGCTCGGTTTCGTCCTTGGCCAGGGCGGCGCCGGCGCCTCTCTTCATCTTTTCCTGGTTGCGGCCCTCGGTGATGTACCACTCCAGCTTGTCGTAGCCCTGGTAGAGGCCGACCCCGGGATCTTCCTGCTTGCCGAACTCGACCGCGCCGATGCAGGCGAAATACTGGGCGTTATCGGGGGTGCGGACCAGGTCTTTGGGGTCGACGCCTTCGGGCAGCGGGTAATTGCGTTCCTCCCAGATGCGGGGAATGTTGGCCTTCCAGCAGTCGCGCATGCCCTTGATGTAGCAGTTGGGGCCGCCGAGCAGCAGGACCACGGGACGCAGCGTGTTGCCGCGGGTGAGCACGGAGAGGTTCTGCTGCACGATGGACTCGAAGAGCGAGGCCATCAGCTCGGGCGGCGGCACGCCCTGCTTCTGCAGGCCGTTGATGTCGGTTTCCGCGAAGACGCCGCACTTGCCGGCTACGGGATGGAGCTTGATGCCTTCGTAGCCCATCTGGCAGAGCTGCTCGGAGGGGATGCGCAGCTTGGCGTTGATCTTGTCGATGACCGCGCCGGTGCCCCCC contains the following coding sequences:
- a CDS encoding BadF/BadG/BcrA/BcrD ATPase family protein, with the translated sequence MSGLTEKANPQKAYNLLWMGVDVGSTTVKVVVVDGETDDILWQDYQRHETKQPEKALEMLKAIATDFPATPRENFRAFITGSGGGGIAKHIGAKFVQEVNAVSLAVEKLYPECGSVIELGGQDAKIIIFKEDPETGKKKKLPSMNDKCAGGTGAVIDKINAKLRIPSEQLCQMGYEGIKLHPVAGKCGVFAETDINGLQKQGVPPPELMASLFESIVQQNLSVLTRGNTLRPVVLLLGGPNCYIKGMRDCWKANIPRIWEERNYPLPEGVDPKDLVRTPDNAQYFACIGAVEFGKQEDPGVGLYQGYDKLEWYITEGRNQEKMKRGAGAALAKDETELAAFKQAYAKKPFHAATFEPGQTVEGFIGIDGGSTSTKAVLVDKHRNVLCKTYQLSKGNPIEDTQEVLAKLAQQVTDSGATLNIMGVGTTGYAKDILKDAVGADVALVETVAHTQAALHFYHDADVICDVGGQDIKIIILKDGRVKDFKLNTQCSAGNGYFLQGTCETFGFKVEQFADIAFGAKSFPQFGYGCAVFMQSDIVDFQRQGWKPEEIMAGLCNVLPKNIWLYVSQIPNLSAIGHKFVLQGGTQHNLAAVKSQVDFIESRFKGKDVQPEVIVHQHCGEAGAIGCAFEAVRLWENGKQTEFVGLENVASISFTTTRNEDTRCYFCKNKCLRTFIDVKTALPNPGYKPPVKTKVPLAAGAQRLIIATCEKGTVENVEEMRVIKGNIDAIK